The following are from one region of the Sinobacterium norvegicum genome:
- a CDS encoding substrate-binding periplasmic protein, giving the protein MLPQSPLLFYIEEIMGILRFRSILAIVLISACSSVFAACEQPLRIGVTANYPPMVFKQDERLAGIEIDLSRELQRLLECKLVYVELPFEQLLSALQTDKVDIIMAGLSITDSRKQSVSFAKPYMSLGQMAIIRKDSLTLHNKHPAAILAEGITAGYEEGSTGERFVERYRDTVELKGYPSAEVGLKKLQQREIDIFIHDAPTSWRLASSRDHLDLISMYKLLTREDIAWAVSPSKPELLVELNNGLDTMRTSGRLGDIISRWIPVTVEVENTGF; this is encoded by the coding sequence ATGTTGCCTCAGTCACCGTTGTTGTTTTATATAGAGGAAATCATGGGCATTCTACGCTTCAGGTCAATCTTGGCCATCGTTTTAATCTCGGCATGTTCATCGGTTTTTGCTGCTTGTGAACAGCCGTTGCGAATAGGCGTAACTGCAAACTACCCTCCGATGGTGTTTAAGCAGGATGAGCGTTTAGCCGGCATAGAGATTGACTTGTCGCGTGAGTTGCAACGACTGCTCGAATGTAAGCTTGTCTATGTTGAATTGCCGTTTGAGCAATTGCTGTCAGCGCTGCAGACGGACAAGGTGGATATCATCATGGCTGGCCTCAGTATTACCGATAGCCGTAAGCAATCAGTGTCCTTTGCCAAGCCTTATATGAGTCTTGGTCAAATGGCGATTATTCGTAAAGATAGCCTCACCCTGCACAACAAGCACCCGGCGGCCATTTTAGCAGAGGGGATTACTGCCGGTTATGAAGAGGGGTCTACCGGTGAGAGGTTTGTAGAGCGATATCGCGACACCGTCGAACTGAAGGGGTACCCCAGTGCAGAAGTCGGCCTGAAAAAATTACAGCAACGAGAGATTGATATTTTTATTCACGATGCCCCTACCAGTTGGCGATTGGCCAGCAGTCGCGATCATCTCGATTTAATCAGTATGTACAAGCTATTAACCAGAGAGGACATTGCCTGGGCAGTATCGCCCAGCAAGCCAGAGCTATTAGTAGAGTTGAATAACGGTTTGGATACGATGCGCACCAGCGGTCGGCTGGGGGATATTATCAGTCGATGGATTCCGGTGACTGTCGAGGTCGAAAACACGGGTTTTTAA
- a CDS encoding ATP-binding response regulator — MPDSNAASILLVDDNPTNLQVLYKTLSDQGFHLLIARDGHVALQIARSAQPVLILLDIMMPEIDGFEVCRQLKADPKTAASAVIFLSALGDTTTKVKGFELGAVDYISKPFQAEEIVARVNTHVRLRALEVELEERNRELESENQRILSTMADAVCGLDVEGRITYANRSARRITGYRDDQLLGQDCAQFLFKPGLQKGEFAYDTIIDDLLSGKALFNIEVTLFANNATERLVAASCTPAMDGEHPSGFVIVFRDITEFRQSQLELGVAREQLQSQQQHLAHIERLSTMGEMAAGFAHEVNQPLTAISNYASVAVRFADKEPVNRDKLKDVLHKMGAQAVRASEVIQRLRDFVKKPVSGIVIQDPNDLIEEVIQLAEVDSRNNNVPIKFERLAKVTAVAVDNIQIQQVALNLIRNAMESMADSEHRHKGVLISLSDERPGFITVSVRDWGYGLAEDAEQKLFHPFYTTKEAGMGIGLSVCHSIMQSHQGEIGFSRNSDVGSTFYFTLPLQLDL, encoded by the coding sequence ATGCCAGATTCAAATGCAGCCTCAATATTGTTGGTCGATGACAATCCGACCAACCTTCAGGTTCTGTACAAAACATTAAGCGATCAAGGCTTTCATCTTTTGATTGCACGCGATGGGCATGTGGCTTTGCAAATTGCCCGCTCCGCACAACCGGTGTTGATATTACTCGATATCATGATGCCTGAAATCGATGGTTTTGAGGTCTGCCGTCAGTTGAAGGCAGACCCTAAAACAGCGGCCAGTGCGGTTATATTCCTCTCTGCCCTGGGAGATACGACGACCAAGGTTAAAGGCTTTGAGCTCGGTGCTGTCGATTATATATCCAAGCCCTTCCAGGCTGAAGAAATCGTCGCACGCGTCAATACTCATGTTCGCTTGAGAGCGTTGGAGGTTGAGCTTGAGGAGAGAAATCGTGAACTCGAATCTGAAAATCAGCGCATATTATCCACCATGGCTGATGCTGTTTGCGGTCTCGACGTCGAGGGACGCATTACCTATGCAAATCGTTCGGCGCGAAGGATAACCGGTTATCGTGATGACCAACTGCTGGGTCAGGACTGCGCCCAGTTTTTGTTTAAGCCGGGCTTACAAAAAGGTGAGTTCGCCTACGACACGATTATCGATGACCTGTTAAGCGGCAAGGCGTTATTCAATATCGAGGTGACGTTATTCGCTAACAACGCTACGGAGCGTTTGGTTGCGGCAAGCTGTACACCAGCTATGGATGGTGAGCACCCCAGTGGTTTTGTTATTGTGTTCAGGGATATTACTGAGTTTAGGCAGAGTCAGCTTGAGCTGGGGGTGGCGAGAGAGCAGTTGCAATCACAGCAGCAGCACCTCGCTCATATCGAGCGGTTAAGCACCATGGGGGAGATGGCGGCAGGTTTTGCCCACGAGGTTAATCAGCCACTTACTGCGATCTCAAATTATGCCAGTGTTGCCGTCCGTTTTGCCGATAAGGAGCCGGTTAACCGCGATAAATTAAAAGACGTTCTGCATAAGATGGGGGCGCAGGCGGTGAGGGCCAGTGAAGTTATTCAGCGGCTGCGCGATTTTGTTAAAAAGCCGGTGTCTGGGATTGTGATACAAGATCCAAATGACTTAATTGAGGAGGTGATTCAATTAGCCGAGGTCGACAGTCGTAATAACAATGTGCCAATTAAATTTGAGCGGTTAGCCAAAGTTACTGCCGTAGCGGTGGATAATATCCAGATCCAGCAGGTCGCCCTCAACCTTATTCGTAACGCGATGGAATCGATGGCCGATAGTGAGCACCGTCACAAAGGCGTGTTGATTTCGCTGTCAGACGAGCGTCCAGGCTTTATCACGGTATCGGTAAGAGACTGGGGCTATGGTTTGGCTGAAGATGCCGAGCAAAAACTTTTTCACCCGTTCTACACCACCAAGGAGGCTGGTATGGGGATTGGTTTGTCGGTGTGTCATAGTATTATGCAGAGCCACCAAGGAGAAATTGGCTTTTCACGTAACAGTGATGTCGGCTCTACCTTTTACTTTACTCTGCCATTACAGCTGGATTTGTAA
- a CDS encoding peroxiredoxin — MAVLVGKPAPDFTCAAVLANGEIVDSYTRSEAMAGKYGLVFFYPLDFTFVCPSELIALSHRMDKFKELGVEVVGVSIDSQFTHNAWRNTDVNDGGIGAVEYTLAADVNHDICRSFDVESDGGVAFRGAFIIDKAGNVRSQIVNDLPLGRNIDELIRTVEALQFHEEHGEVCPAGWNKGDKGMTASPSGVADYLAAESDKL; from the coding sequence ATGGCAGTTTTAGTTGGCAAGCCTGCTCCAGATTTTACCTGTGCCGCTGTTCTAGCAAACGGCGAGATCGTTGATTCATACACCCGCTCAGAAGCAATGGCTGGTAAATACGGCCTAGTATTCTTTTATCCACTCGATTTTACCTTTGTTTGCCCATCAGAGTTGATTGCTCTTAGTCACCGCATGGACAAATTCAAAGAGCTGGGTGTTGAGGTTGTTGGTGTTTCGATTGATTCACAGTTTACTCACAACGCATGGCGTAATACCGATGTAAACGATGGTGGCATCGGCGCTGTTGAGTACACCTTGGCCGCAGATGTTAATCATGATATCTGTCGTTCATTCGATGTTGAGTCTGATGGTGGTGTTGCGTTCCGTGGTGCCTTTATTATCGATAAGGCTGGCAATGTGCGCTCTCAAATTGTGAATGACCTACCACTGGGCCGTAATATCGATGAGCTAATTCGTACCGTCGAAGCGCTTCAGTTCCACGAGGAGCACGGCGAAGTATGCCCTGCTGGCTGGAATAAGGGTGACAAGGGTATGACGGCCTCGCCATCCGGTGTTGCCGATTACCTGGCTGCTGAGTCTGATAAGCTGTAA
- a CDS encoding ABC transporter ATP-binding protein, whose protein sequence is MPALLTVENIECRHQDQVIIKDLSFHINAGEICCLLGSSGCGKTTVLRAIAGFNELADGAITLAGERLSDQYNTTPPEQRPLGMVFQDYALFPHLTVAQNICFGIHKKSQSEQRETLTELLTLTHLSGFEKRYPHELSGGQQQRVALARALAPKPRLLLMDEPFSNLDAELRKRLNLEVRDILKALDISAILVTHDQEEAFAFADQIGLIHEGRLTQWDTGFNLYHEPYNRFVANFIGRGSLIKGTLIAPDKVTTELGEISGNRAYSWPTNSEVEVLLRPDDIEINSPDEEGYPATISYKLFSGSSTLYKLTLDSGIEIEALIPSHHDYSVNQTVRVNLHVEHLVAFSADE, encoded by the coding sequence ATGCCCGCTTTACTGACAGTAGAAAATATTGAATGCCGACATCAGGACCAGGTCATTATTAAAGACTTGAGCTTCCACATTAATGCGGGTGAAATTTGCTGCCTACTCGGCTCGAGTGGCTGCGGAAAAACAACGGTGCTTCGGGCCATTGCCGGTTTCAACGAACTCGCCGATGGCGCGATCACCTTGGCTGGCGAACGGCTGTCCGACCAATATAACACCACCCCACCCGAACAACGCCCACTTGGCATGGTCTTTCAAGATTACGCCCTGTTCCCCCACCTTACAGTAGCGCAGAATATTTGTTTCGGCATCCATAAGAAAAGCCAAAGCGAACAGCGCGAGACCTTAACAGAACTACTGACACTGACCCACCTCAGCGGCTTCGAAAAACGCTATCCACACGAGCTATCTGGCGGACAACAACAGCGTGTCGCTCTCGCCAGAGCCTTGGCTCCAAAGCCAAGACTGCTTTTGATGGACGAGCCCTTTTCCAACCTCGATGCAGAATTGAGAAAGCGTCTCAACCTCGAGGTCAGAGACATACTTAAGGCATTGGACATCAGTGCCATCCTCGTCACCCATGACCAGGAAGAAGCCTTCGCCTTTGCCGACCAAATTGGCCTAATACACGAGGGGCGTTTGACCCAGTGGGATACGGGTTTCAACCTCTATCACGAACCTTACAACCGTTTTGTGGCCAATTTTATTGGCCGTGGCAGCCTCATTAAAGGCACCCTGATCGCACCTGACAAAGTAACAACAGAGTTGGGCGAAATATCTGGCAACCGCGCCTACAGCTGGCCAACCAACAGCGAGGTCGAGGTGCTATTGCGCCCCGATGACATTGAGATTAACAGCCCTGACGAGGAAGGTTATCCCGCCACGATCAGTTACAAACTCTTCAGTGGCAGCAGCACCCTGTATAAATTGACATTAGACAGCGGCATTGAGATTGAAGCCCTGATACCCAGCCATCACGACTACAGTGTCAATCAAACAGTCAGAGTCAACCTTCATGTTGAACATCTTGTAGCCTTCAGCGCCGACGAATAG
- a CDS encoding bacterioferritin-associated ferredoxin: protein MYVCICKGITDSQIRTTVEDGASSMREVCNTLGIASQCGKCGQHAKQIIQETIHAASTADPQFYAL, encoded by the coding sequence ATGTATGTATGTATTTGCAAAGGCATTACTGACAGCCAAATAAGAACCACTGTTGAAGATGGCGCCTCCTCTATGCGCGAGGTCTGTAACACCCTCGGTATTGCGTCACAGTGTGGCAAGTGCGGACAACATGCCAAGCAAATCATTCAAGAAACAATTCACGCAGCCTCAACAGCTGACCCTCAATTCTACGCGTTATAA
- a CDS encoding ATP-binding protein — MTNRVSAVETNLLRHFLTIFSDTVDMSQQQIPATKPKQIRFRHQIMALMLSIILIMTASVILVAVPASLYSEQIVTFDRLKSANRLKEFWVTRELSEIGSSVEVLSDNDNLVDEVRFLVKLIPLQAPQETLDELAEQDNGQWRFGDIGSLYWQSYRRLHAYFRFTDSTYPNSDVLLVRPDDGLIIYRFDREQGLFNAVTNQATALSQCVNKATNTPNQLIFQDLKELPDGTVKGCAAKAIVSDGEVVAVLVLRYSPDLINFIMTKRPGLGETGETYIIGRDRLMRTDSRYYQDSTIMVEKVDTEAVDRAYIEGAGQGVIRNYQNTDVFSVWTPIQVGDLDWVMVAEISREEAYSTIRASSVQLMLFTGAAFVVLVVLVYGFARRTEQPLLVLLEGAKKFALGNYDEKLSTNVTSKEISDLIDTFNDMSSQIQDRTEALEDARKAAEFASQEADKANHAKSEFLSRMSHELRTPLNGVLGYAQILRNDSKIDASQRETIVSIEGCGQHLLELINDVLDIAKIESGELQIDLQSCRLVEIVDSVVNVVKPKALQKGLEFRVELGDIPEYIVTDSMKLRQILINLMGNATKFTHSGFVTLQVSPLDQSQELSFQVIDSGIGIPKEKLREIFNPFKQTIEGRKEGGTGLGLAICQQLCIALGGTFEVNSELGQGSSFSFTLPLNYQQTGLQNQMLPMSTMVVDDVPLILVVEDEELPAETMQALLLSHRYQCIGVDNLAAAKDVLASNCVNLLVLDVGCDIEADQLLMVAGHCDSAPFVLAGVNSQAELPEWIGVDQFFVKSLEGEKLLPLIETYLPNAHLPAEAAEDVPEDLVDTATVADAPLTSNIDNTEVVRLILIKLEQAANIGDLAAVFEQSALLSAQLGEQHPLYQSFKDYGDALELPEIAQLSQLILLKLAV, encoded by the coding sequence ATGACAAACAGAGTCAGCGCCGTTGAAACTAACCTATTACGGCATTTTTTAACGATTTTTTCCGATACGGTCGATATGAGCCAACAGCAAATACCAGCAACGAAGCCGAAGCAGATACGTTTTCGTCACCAGATAATGGCGTTGATGTTATCGATTATTTTAATAATGACCGCCTCGGTAATCCTTGTCGCAGTACCCGCCTCGCTTTACTCGGAGCAAATTGTCACCTTCGATCGGTTGAAATCGGCCAATCGGCTGAAAGAGTTTTGGGTCACCCGTGAACTGAGTGAAATAGGCAGCAGTGTCGAGGTACTGAGTGATAATGACAACCTGGTCGATGAGGTGCGATTTTTAGTCAAGTTGATCCCGCTGCAGGCGCCGCAAGAAACCTTGGATGAGCTGGCCGAACAGGATAATGGTCAGTGGCGGTTTGGCGATATTGGCAGCCTCTATTGGCAGAGCTATCGTCGCTTACACGCCTATTTTCGATTTACCGATAGCACCTATCCTAATAGTGATGTGCTGTTAGTCAGGCCTGATGATGGCTTGATCATTTATCGATTTGACCGCGAGCAAGGTTTGTTTAACGCGGTAACCAATCAGGCAACAGCGCTGTCGCAGTGTGTCAACAAGGCGACTAATACACCGAATCAATTGATATTTCAGGATCTCAAAGAGCTGCCAGATGGCACGGTAAAAGGCTGCGCCGCCAAGGCGATTGTCAGTGATGGCGAGGTAGTGGCGGTGCTGGTATTGCGCTATTCGCCGGATTTGATAAATTTTATTATGACGAAGCGACCGGGTTTAGGTGAGACAGGTGAGACCTATATCATCGGTCGAGACCGCTTGATGCGGACAGACTCGCGGTACTATCAAGATTCGACCATTATGGTCGAAAAAGTCGATACTGAAGCGGTTGATCGAGCCTATATTGAAGGTGCCGGTCAGGGGGTTATTCGTAACTATCAAAACACGGATGTTTTCTCCGTCTGGACACCTATTCAGGTGGGTGACCTGGACTGGGTCATGGTTGCCGAGATCAGTCGTGAGGAGGCCTATTCGACAATCCGTGCCAGCTCGGTTCAACTGATGTTATTCACGGGGGCGGCCTTTGTCGTATTGGTGGTGTTGGTCTACGGTTTTGCTCGTCGAACAGAGCAGCCTTTGCTGGTGTTATTAGAGGGGGCGAAGAAATTTGCCCTCGGTAACTACGATGAAAAGCTATCGACCAATGTGACCAGTAAGGAAATCTCGGATTTAATTGACACCTTCAATGATATGTCGAGCCAGATACAAGACCGCACCGAGGCGTTGGAGGATGCACGAAAGGCGGCAGAATTTGCCAGCCAGGAGGCCGACAAGGCCAATCATGCCAAGAGTGAATTCCTGTCGCGTATGAGCCACGAGCTGCGCACACCATTAAACGGCGTGTTGGGGTATGCGCAAATACTGCGTAACGACAGCAAAATTGATGCATCGCAGCGTGAAACTATTGTGTCGATTGAGGGGTGTGGCCAGCATTTACTCGAGCTCATCAACGATGTACTGGATATCGCTAAGATAGAAAGCGGTGAGCTGCAAATTGATTTGCAGAGCTGCCGCTTGGTCGAAATTGTCGATAGTGTGGTCAATGTGGTCAAGCCTAAGGCATTGCAAAAAGGCTTGGAGTTCAGGGTCGAACTCGGCGATATTCCAGAGTACATCGTAACCGACTCGATGAAGCTCCGTCAGATTTTGATTAACTTGATGGGTAATGCGACAAAGTTTACCCATAGTGGTTTTGTGACGCTGCAGGTATCGCCGCTGGATCAATCTCAGGAACTTTCATTTCAGGTGATTGACTCGGGGATTGGTATACCGAAGGAAAAGCTAAGAGAAATTTTCAATCCCTTTAAGCAAACTATTGAAGGCCGCAAAGAGGGGGGGACTGGCCTAGGGTTGGCGATCTGCCAGCAGCTTTGCATTGCTCTCGGTGGTACTTTTGAAGTCAACAGCGAGCTTGGTCAAGGCTCCAGCTTCAGCTTTACCTTGCCGCTGAACTATCAACAGACAGGTTTGCAGAATCAGATGCTGCCAATGTCTACCATGGTAGTCGATGATGTACCGCTGATATTAGTAGTCGAAGATGAAGAGTTGCCAGCGGAGACTATGCAAGCACTATTATTATCTCATCGTTATCAGTGTATTGGTGTCGACAACCTGGCGGCGGCAAAGGATGTGCTGGCCAGTAATTGTGTCAATTTGCTGGTGCTGGACGTCGGCTGTGATATCGAGGCTGATCAGCTGCTGATGGTGGCAGGTCACTGCGATAGTGCGCCATTTGTTTTGGCAGGCGTTAACTCTCAGGCAGAGTTGCCAGAGTGGATCGGTGTTGACCAATTCTTTGTTAAATCGTTAGAGGGAGAAAAATTGCTGCCTCTTATAGAGACATACTTACCTAATGCCCACCTACCTGCAGAGGCTGCCGAAGACGTACCGGAAGATCTGGTCGATACTGCAACTGTGGCTGATGCGCCGCTTACCAGTAACATCGATAACACCGAGGTGGTGAGGTTAATACTGATAAAACTCGAGCAGGCAGCAAATATAGGTGATCTGGCTGCGGTATTTGAGCAGTCTGCGTTACTGTCGGCGCAGCTTGGTGAGCAACATCCATTATATCAATCATTTAAAGACTATGGCGATGCGTTAGAGCTGCCAGAAATAGCGCAATTATCGCAGTTGATCTTGTTAAAGCTGGCGGTGTAA
- the glpK gene encoding glycerol kinase GlpK: MLFLTIDQGTTSTRALVIDSNENTLGLGQQAIVQHYPNNGWVEHDPEQIWQSTLDSCQLAIASAVDDVSQLAALAITNQRETVVLWDRQTGKPVYNAIVWQDRRTDDYCDALKAQGHESYIQSTTGLLLDPYFSASKINWLLDNIEGARERAEAGELAVGTIDCFLVWRLTNGQSHITDATNASRTSLFDIHQQCWDEKLLDIFNIPEAILPTVVDNSGALAVCDQQHFGLPLAIKAMIGDQQSALIGQGCVETGLAKSTFGTGSFLMLNTGDVAAISEHRMLTTVAFRLSGQLSFAIEGSLFCAGSTMDWLRDKLQIIDHIGDIEPLVKKRSDSRGVYLVPAFTGLGAPYWQPKVNAALVGMTLDSDRADVVTAALQSVVYQTQELLMLMAEEGVAPQLLAVDGGMVANSWMCQFLSDMLAIPVVRPRQLEATALGAARLAMLACGVIEALPVGGRGEARSFDATMSDSQRQHNLQGWQRALIAARSMDPSHC; this comes from the coding sequence GTGTTATTTTTGACCATAGACCAAGGCACGACATCTACTCGTGCGCTGGTAATTGATAGTAATGAAAACACCCTGGGTTTGGGGCAGCAGGCCATTGTTCAGCATTATCCCAATAATGGTTGGGTCGAGCATGATCCTGAGCAAATATGGCAGTCCACTTTAGACAGTTGCCAGCTTGCTATTGCGTCGGCAGTCGACGATGTGAGTCAGCTAGCAGCGCTGGCAATCACCAATCAGCGCGAGACCGTGGTGCTATGGGATCGTCAGACAGGGAAGCCTGTTTACAATGCTATCGTATGGCAGGATAGACGCACGGATGATTATTGTGATGCACTGAAGGCTCAGGGGCATGAATCCTATATTCAGTCGACAACAGGGCTGTTACTGGATCCCTACTTTTCTGCCAGTAAAATCAACTGGCTGCTCGATAATATTGAGGGTGCGCGAGAAAGAGCGGAGGCCGGCGAATTAGCTGTTGGCACCATCGATTGTTTTTTGGTGTGGCGGTTGACCAATGGTCAGAGCCACATTACCGATGCGACTAATGCTAGTCGCACTTCATTATTTGATATCCACCAGCAGTGCTGGGATGAAAAATTACTCGATATCTTTAACATCCCCGAAGCTATTTTACCGACTGTCGTCGATAACTCTGGCGCATTGGCAGTTTGTGACCAACAGCATTTTGGCCTGCCGTTGGCGATTAAGGCGATGATTGGCGACCAGCAGTCGGCTCTGATTGGCCAGGGCTGTGTTGAGACGGGACTGGCCAAATCAACCTTTGGTACCGGCAGTTTTTTGATGCTTAATACCGGTGATGTTGCTGCGATTTCGGAGCACAGAATGTTGACTACCGTTGCCTTTCGCTTGTCTGGGCAGTTGAGTTTTGCTATCGAGGGGAGTTTGTTCTGCGCTGGCTCAACCATGGATTGGCTGAGGGACAAGCTTCAGATTATTGATCATATTGGCGATATCGAACCATTAGTAAAAAAACGAAGTGACTCTCGAGGCGTTTATCTGGTGCCTGCTTTCACCGGCTTGGGCGCCCCATATTGGCAGCCAAAGGTCAACGCAGCGTTAGTCGGAATGACGCTCGACAGTGATCGGGCCGATGTTGTGACTGCGGCGCTACAATCTGTGGTCTACCAAACCCAGGAGTTATTGATGTTAATGGCGGAAGAGGGGGTGGCCCCCCAGCTACTGGCTGTCGATGGTGGCATGGTAGCCAACAGTTGGATGTGCCAGTTCCTGTCAGATATGCTAGCCATTCCGGTGGTTAGGCCTCGCCAGTTAGAGGCTACAGCTCTGGGTGCGGCTCGCTTGGCAATGCTTGCCTGTGGCGTCATTGAGGCATTGCCGGTTGGTGGGCGAGGTGAGGCTCGCTCATTTGATGCGACCATGTCCGATAGCCAAAGGCAGCATAATCTACAGGGTTGGCAGCGAGCCTTGATCGCTGCTCGCAGTATGGATCCAAGCCACTGTTAA
- the csrA gene encoding carbon storage regulator CsrA translates to MLVLSRRLGETLMIGDDVTLTILGINGNQVRVGITAPKCIPIHREEIYQRIASEKEGEIPAAATASN, encoded by the coding sequence ATGCTAGTTCTATCAAGACGCCTAGGCGAAACACTAATGATTGGTGACGATGTAACATTAACAATTTTGGGCATTAATGGTAACCAAGTCCGTGTTGGTATCACCGCACCAAAATGTATCCCTATTCATCGTGAAGAGATTTACCAGCGCATAGCCAGCGAAAAAGAAGGTGAAATACCTGCTGCGGCCACCGCGAGTAACTAA
- a CDS encoding aspartate aminotransferase family protein — MMTTAIMNTYGRLAVNFVKGEDCYLFDQQGNRFIDALSGIGTCNVGHCHPRVTEAISQQAATLVHTSNLYHITPQIELAEKLTRISGMDNVFFANSGAESNEAAIKIARLYGHQHHINKPAILVMEHSFHGRTLATLSATGNSKIQQGFGPLVEGFIRVPYDNIEAVKAAAEQHDNIVAILLEPVQGEGGLHIPSDDYLTALRQICDQQQWLLMLDEVQTGNGRTGKYFAFQHTNIKPDVVTTAKGLGNGVPIGACIAGGKANGIFAPGNHGSTFGGNPLACAAANAVITTIEQDELCANATAMGNLLNHLLSEALASTDGVVEIRNKGLMIGIELNRDCPELVQQALDNHLLINVTAGNVIRLLPPLTINQQTATKIVEILTPLIQAHLCT; from the coding sequence ATCATGACTACAGCGATAATGAATACCTACGGCAGGCTTGCGGTTAACTTTGTGAAGGGTGAGGATTGTTACCTCTTCGATCAACAGGGCAACCGATTCATTGATGCGCTCAGCGGTATTGGCACCTGCAACGTTGGTCATTGCCACCCCCGGGTAACGGAGGCGATCAGTCAGCAAGCTGCCACACTGGTACACACCTCAAATCTTTACCACATCACGCCACAGATTGAACTCGCTGAGAAGCTAACTCGCATCAGCGGCATGGATAACGTGTTCTTTGCCAACTCTGGCGCCGAGAGTAATGAGGCGGCCATCAAGATTGCACGTCTATACGGCCACCAGCACCATATTAACAAACCCGCCATCTTAGTGATGGAGCACAGCTTCCACGGCAGAACCCTGGCTACCTTAAGCGCCACAGGTAACAGCAAGATTCAACAGGGTTTCGGGCCACTGGTAGAAGGCTTTATCCGCGTGCCTTACGACAATATCGAGGCCGTTAAAGCTGCAGCCGAGCAGCACGACAACATCGTTGCCATTTTGCTGGAGCCGGTACAAGGCGAAGGCGGCCTTCACATTCCCAGTGACGATTACTTAACCGCACTGCGTCAGATTTGCGATCAACAACAGTGGCTGTTAATGCTCGACGAGGTGCAAACCGGCAACGGTAGAACCGGAAAGTATTTTGCCTTCCAGCATACCAACATCAAGCCGGATGTCGTCACCACGGCCAAGGGACTAGGCAATGGCGTGCCTATAGGGGCATGCATTGCAGGAGGCAAGGCCAACGGTATTTTTGCACCGGGCAACCACGGCTCAACCTTTGGCGGCAACCCCTTGGCATGCGCGGCAGCCAATGCTGTTATCACAACCATTGAACAAGATGAATTATGTGCTAACGCCACGGCCATGGGCAATTTGCTCAATCACCTGCTTAGTGAGGCCTTGGCCTCAACCGACGGCGTGGTAGAAATCCGTAACAAAGGACTGATGATCGGCATCGAGCTCAACCGTGACTGCCCCGAGCTGGTACAACAAGCGCTCGATAATCATCTGTTAATCAATGTGACAGCCGGCAATGTAATTCGCCTACTGCCGCCGCTGACCATCAACCAGCAGACAGCCACAAAGATAGTTGAAATATTAACACCGCTGATCCAAGCTCACCTCTGCACATAA
- the grxD gene encoding Grx4 family monothiol glutaredoxin codes for MDIIDTIKEQITNNDILIYMKGSPNAPQCGFSARTVQCLMQCGERFAYVDILSNPEIRSELPKYANWPTFPQVWIKGELVGGCDIVCEMFDEGELQTMIKDAGASAAE; via the coding sequence ATGGATATTATCGACACTATCAAAGAGCAAATTACTAACAACGATATTCTTATCTATATGAAGGGTTCACCAAATGCGCCACAGTGTGGTTTTTCTGCTCGTACCGTGCAGTGTTTAATGCAGTGTGGTGAGCGTTTCGCTTATGTTGATATTTTATCCAACCCTGAGATTCGCAGCGAGTTACCAAAGTACGCGAACTGGCCAACATTTCCTCAGGTGTGGATTAAGGGTGAGCTGGTAGGTGGCTGTGATATCGTTTGTGAGATGTTCGACGAGGGCGAATTACAAACCATGATTAAAGATGCTGGTGCTTCAGCGGCTGAATAA